The genomic window TAATGTCCGCGACTGCCCGCGCTCACTAGCCCGGAGGCGGAGATCTCTTTCTCGGTAAATCCTTTCCTGCGCAGCTCGTTGAGCAACGCGTCCCACGAATCAGGCGAATACCCCACACGGAAGTGGGCGATAGCGCTCTGATCAAAGCCACGCTCTTCCAATAATCTGCGCGCCGCCTCGCCTTCCGGTGTATGCAGTTGCTTGACGTAAAAATCCTCAGCTACCCGGTGGGCATCAATGAGGCGGGTTCGTGTGACGTCCCGCGGTCCGCGGTCGGACGTCTTCGCCCCTTCCTCATACATGAGGCTGACGCCGAATTTCTCCGCCAGATATTCGACAGCTTCCACGAACGAGATATGTTCTATTTTCTCGATGAAGGAGATCGCGTCCCCGCCTTCGCCACAGCCAAAGCAATGCCAGCGCCCGACGTGGGGACGAACGTTGAAAGAAGGCGTTTTCTCATCGTGAAACGGGCACAGTCCCTTCAGTGAGCCCACGCCCGCGCTTTTGAGCGTGACATACTGACCAACCACGTCTTCGATGCGCGCGCGGTAACGCACTTCCTCGATGCTATCTCTCTTAATCAGCCCTGCCACGTGCCCATCCTAGCCGGTCAACGGCGCCGTCGTGGACACGCGAGCCTGCCACGAGAGACGCTACCCCGAAAAACTTGCCTGTGGAAAACTAATGTCGCAACATTCCGCAGTATCGGGCGTGCCACATACGCGCGGATTGGTCGGTCAGCGAGGCGATCTGGTCGACGACGACCCGCAACTGCTCGTCTTCCCCATTGGCCTCATCCCACTGCGCGAGGAACTGTCGCTCCAGGCGCTCTCGGGGATCTTCGCTGATCGCATCCACCAAATCCATCAAGAGGGTGCGCTGCTCGAAGTAGACCGGTTCCACCTCGCGCGGCGCCATCACAAAATGGACGGCTAAACCCTTGAGGAACGCTATCTCAGCGAGCGTATCGCGTGGCACAGTCAAACCTGCGACCTGGCTATGGATCGGTTCGCCGCCGCTGGTTTCCAAGCTGGCTGCACTGACAGCCGACACGAAACGCCCGATCAGGTCCGAGGTGAGATCCTTCAGCTGGGCGAGGTCGCGCAGGCTGCCACCGTACTGAGTGGGCCACGCGCGCTCCCTAAACAGCCGCTCAGAGGCCGCCACCAGCTCGTCTTGCGCGAACGCAGTCCCGTACCACTGCAGCGTTGAGGCGACGACGCCGTCCACCTGCCTTCCCCGCTCGGTCTGGAACACACTCGGGTCGAGTTTGCCGCGCACGATCGCATCTTCGATGTCGTGGACGGAGTAGCCGATATCGTCGGATAAGTCCATCATCTGGGCTTCCGCGCACTTGCCCTCCTTACCAGCGGCGCGAACCCAGGAAAACACCGGCTCGTCGTCCGCATAGAAACCGAATTTAGGGCTTTCCTTTCCTGCCGGCCCTGCGAAGCGTGACCAGGGATACTTGATCGTCGCGTCGATCGTGGCGCGCGTGAGGTTGAGGCCGGCCGGGCGGCCGTCGTCGTGAAAGCGCTTGGGTTCGAGGCGTGTGATGACACGCAGAGTCTGCGCGTTTCCCTCGAAGCCGCCGATACCTGAGCAGACGTCATCGAGGGCACGCTCCCCGTTGTGTCCGAAAGGTGGATGGCCAATGTCGTGGCATAGGCAAGCAGCCTCCACCAGGTCCTGGTCGGCGCCCAGATTTTTGGCCAGTGAACGCCCCACTTGTGCCACCTCGAGGGAGTGTGTCAACCGGGTGCGGATGAAGTCATTGGACTCCGGTCCGAGCACCTGCGTCTTCGCGCCGAGGCGACGCAGGGCAGACGAATGGAGGACGCGGGCGCGATCGCGCTCAAAGTCGGTGCGTGAGGAGCTCTTTTGCGATTCGCGCACCCACCGTTCGGTATCATTGGCGGAATAATTCACGACCCAACTCTACCCCGCTGTGGCACAATGGAACACGTGATAGCCTCTGAGGATTCCACAACGTCTATCCGGCCGCTGTACCGTGCCCCGCGCACGCAAGACCTGTGGTCGTCCCATAATCTGTGGTATCAGGCGCAGCCGCACGAGGTACACAACACCGACGTCGCAATCGGCTTGATCTGCGAATGTGCGCGCCTGGGTATGCACACCGTTGCGCTACCGGCGATCCTCGCAGATGACGATCCCGCCTATGTCGAAAGGGTGGCCCAAAAGGCGCAACGACGCGGCGTCCGCGTGCTGCCCCACGTGGGCAGCGCCGTCTTCGAGTGCGCCCCAAGCCTTCTGGCCGACCGCTACGCCGTGCTGTCGAAGTGGTTCGATCACGGCGCCCTCGGGGTGGAGCTGGGCACCATCGACCTCGATAGTAGCAACGACGCCGGTGACCATGTTCACGCCGGATGGGACGGGCACGAGTTGCTCGCCTTCGTCAAGGGACTCAACTCGGATGCGATCGTCTCCGCAAACCTGCGCTCTGCGTCGATCGAGCATGCCGCTGCCCATGCGCTCGAACACTATCTCGATCTTGTTCGCTTTGAGACCAGCGCGCCCCGCGTGCTCGACCAACACAATTATGCAGACGAGATCTCTAGTTATCTCCAACTTTTCGAGGCCGCAGGGCTGTCACCCTCATGGAACTGTTCTGTTCCCACGCTGGACAATTATGCTGGCGTGCTCACTGACGGCGCCATCCTACTGGCAGCCGCTTTCTTCCCTGGATTCTTGCATTTCGAGCAAAACATTCCCGGCCGTTCGCCCTCGCTACGCCATGCCTTGCGCCTGCGCGATGCACTCGGTCTGCACCGTTCCAGCATCCTGCTCAATACCGAATTGGCCCAGGACGGATTCGTGTGGCTGGTCAACGACCAGCTCACCATGCTGTTGAACTTTGGCCCCCACGCCTACGCCGTGCCCAACGACGGCAGCGTTATCGTCTCTTCCCTTATTGAGCTTCCTGAAGAAGATGGGGGCCTCATCATTCCGCCGGGAGAGGCGGCTTGGCTACGGCGCTAGTCATCCACCCGAGATACCGAGCTCTGCCTCGTGAATCCGGGCGCGCTGTTCCTCTGAAAGTTCATGGGAGTCTAACCAGAATTCTGGCAAGTGGGGTTGTTTTTCACCACCGGCGCGGCCACGCGGACCGCTGGCCGCCGCTGGATAGTCTTGTGTGAGATCCAGCTGGTTGAGCTTTTCGCGCAGGTCAGCGACCGTATCGATGAGGCCAAGATCGCGGCGCAGCTGACCGCCGACAGCAAACCCGCGCATGTACCATCCCACATGCTTACGCATCTCACGCATCGCACGCCGTTCATCAGAAAAATGCACGACTGCCAATTCGGCGTGTCGCATAATGATGTCACACACCTGCGCCAGGTTCGGCCGCATTCTCAGCTCGCAGCCCCGCAGGGCTGCGACAAGATCGTAAAAGAGCCACGGCCGCCCCTGGCAGCCGCGCCCCACGACGACGCCGCTGGCACCCGTGCTCTCCAGCATCGCCAACGCGTCCTCGGCTTCAAATACGTCCCCGTTGCCGAAAACCGGCAGGCTCGATTCTGTGACAAGTTCGCTGATGTACTCCCAGCGCGCTGTGCCCGAGTAATGCTGCGCAGTGGTTCGTGCATGGAGAGTAAGGCCGGCAACCCCCGCCTGCTCACAGATGCGGGCGGCGTCGCGGAACGTCTCGTGATCGTCGTCGATGCCGATACGGATCTTGGCCGTTACCGGAACCGTACCGCCCGAAGCCTCATCGGCCGCTTTCACTGCGGTGTCGACGATGCCGCCGAAGAGATCGTGCTTCCAGGGCAGAGCAGAGCCGCCACCCTTGCGTGTAACTTTAGGGACCGGACAGCCGAAGTTGAGATCGATGTGGTCCGCGTAGCCGTTTCCCACAACAAGCCGGATGGCCTCCCCCACGGCTTTAGGCGCCACGCCGTAGATCTGGATGGAACGCACGGGATCGCCCAGATCCGGCTCGATCATGCGCATACTCTCCGGGGAGCGCTCTACGAGCGCCCGCGACGTAATCATCTCGCACACGTACAGGCCTGCCGGGGCAAATCGTCCGCTCGGATGCACATGTGCGTCTTGCGCGCTGCCCAGCTCACCCGCCTTGACCATATCCGCCAACGCCAGCTCGCCGAACTCGCGGCACAGTTGCCGAAAAGGCGGATTGGTCACGCCAGCCATCGGGGCAAGCATGAGCGCCGTGCCGAGTCCGAGCCCGCCGAGCATGACGGTCGGCGTTCCCCGCTGCGGTCCAGTTGTCCGCGCGGGAGCCGGAGGGAAGCTCATTCGATCACCTTTCGAGCAGGTGCGACGGGCGCGAGGAGGGTCGCGATCGCTGTCGTCATCGGGATGGCAAGCACCAGGCCGATCGAGGCAACCAAGGTGCGCACAATCTCTTCCGCGATCTGCCCAACGGCGAGCAAATCGAGGAAGCCTCGGTCGACAAGAGCGGCGCTCATCAGCAGCGGAAGCGACGTGCCTACGTATGCGAACGCAAGCGTGTACACCGTGGAGGCGATGTGATCCCGGCCGATGACCATCGCCTGTTGGAATACTCGTATGCGGCTCGCCGCAATATTGGCCGAATGCAGCTCCCATACCGTGGAAACCTGCGTGATCGTCACGTCGTTGAGCGCGCCCAGACCGGCAAGAATAATTCCGCACAGCAGAATATCGCTCATCTTCAAATAATTCAGGTGCCCGGCCAACGATATTGCGTCCTCCGACAGCGTGCCGGTCAAGTTGTTTGCGCTCACCGCCCACACGGCCAAGACACCCGTGATCACGAGGCCGCCAAGGGTGCCCAACACCGCCGTCGTCGTCCGAATGGACACGCCGTGGGCAAAGTAAATCGAAGCGAACATCATCGCCGAAGCCCCCACGATCACCACCGCAAGAGGCGAGTGGCCCACCATGAGCGCTGGAAGCATAAACGCACCGACGACTGCGAGGGAGGCGCCTAAGCCGAGCAGCGCCGCGAAGCCCTTCCACCTCGCCACTGCGATAACGACGACGACGTACACGATCAACAGCGCTGAAAGCGGAATTCCCCGAACGAAATCGACAAAGATATAAGGCGCGCCAGCATCGACTGAGCCAGGGTTAAACATGGCTTTAACCGTGTCGCCCACGTCCAGGCCATTTCCAATGATCTCAAAGGGGACGTGAAGAGGCACCTCCACCCCGTCAACCTTCATCGTCACCTTGTGCTGGCCAAGATCATCAACCGCACTGACCGACGTTATCTCGCCGACAACCATCGACACGCCAGAGTGGTTCAACGGAAGCGAGCCCACCGGCGTGGCTCCACGCGGCCAGAGCAAGACCAGCCCAACGATCGTCGCAATAGCGAGCGGCACAACGATCGCCGCCAAAATCACCTGAACACGACGGCGATCCTTCGGAGCCAGGTCAAGGTGGGCCGCGTGCGAATGCACGTGGCCCACCGGGCTTTCTGCGCTAGCCAATTAACAACCAACCAGCTTCTCAGCCAAGAAAGACTTGATCTCGGCGAGTGGCATTCGTACCTGCTCCATCGTGTCGCGATCGCGTACCGTGGCAGCCTTGTCCTCTAGAGAGTCGAAATCGAGCGTAATGCAGTAGGGCGTGCCAATCTCATCCTGGCGCCGATAGCGGCGGCCTACGGCCCCGGCGTCGTCGTAATCGACATTCCAGAACTTGCGCAATTCGGCGGCCAGCTCCTTGGCAGGACCGGTCAGCTCCTCCTTGCGTGACAGCGGCAAAACCGCGGCCTTTACCGGAGCCAAACGCGGATCCAGCTTGAGAAGAACGCGCTTATCGACGCCGCCCTTCGTATTGGGCGCCTCATCCTCCGCGTAGGCTTCCACGAGGAAGGCCATTAGCGAGCGGGTCAGACCGGCCGAAGGTTCGATGACGTAGGGGATGTACCGCTCGCCTGTCTGCTGATCGAAGTATTCGAGCTTCTTGCCAGACTCCGCAGAATGCGCTCCGAGGTCAAAATCCGTGCGGTTAGCGATGCCTTCGAGCTCGCCAAACTCGTTATTTTGGAAACCGAAGCGGTACTCGATGTCAACCGTGCGCTTGGAGTAGTGCGACAGCTTCTCCTGCGGGTGCTCGTAAAGACGCAAGTTCTCGGAGCTAATACCGAGATCCGTGTAAAAAGCGACGCGGTCATCAATCCACTTTTGGTGCCACTCCTCATCCTCACCCGGCTTGACGAAGAACTCGATCTCCATCTGCTCAAACTCGCGAGTGCGGAAGATAAAGTTGCCCGGCGTGATCTCGTTGCGGAAAGACTTGCCCGTCTGCGCGATGCCAAACGGAGGCTTCATACGAGCCGAGGTCATGACGTTGGCGAAATTGACAAAAATGCCCTGAGCGGTCTCCGGACGAAGATAGTGCAGCCCGGCTTCGTCGTCGACAGGGCCAAGGAAGGTCTTCAGCATGCCGGAAAACGCGCGCGGCTCGGTCCAGTTACCCCGGTTGCCGCAGTTCGGGCACGCCACATCGGCCATCGTCACTTCGGACTCTGGCAGTCCGTTTTTCACCGCATACTGCTCAATAAGCTCGTCTTCGCGCAGACGCTTGTGACACTCAAGGCACTCGACCAGCGGATCAGAGAAGGTGTCCACGTGGCCGGAAGCGTGCCACACCTGGCGAGGCAAGATAATGGATGAATCGAGGCCGACAACGTCCCCGCGCCCCTGCACGTTGCGCTTCCACCACTGGCGTTTGATGTTTTCCTTGAGCTCGACGCCGAGCGGCCCGTAATCCCACGCGGAACGCGTACCACCGTAAATCTCACCGGAAAGGTAGACAAAGCCACGGCGCTTAGCTAGAGAAATAACTTGGTCGAGACGCGAAGGTGCCGGTTTGGCCACTGTTTCGCTCCTTTCTTAACCGCATCTGGATGATGCGGGTCCACTTTCCGCAGCTGGCTGCTGCGGATCACCGGAAACCCGGTGGCCAGACATCAAAGTCACTATTATCCTACGATGGTTCATCTTCTACAGACCGCTTCCCTCATGTGCGAGGCATCACTGGACATTGACTTTCATTTTCAAGATGTAAGAATTGCCCGTATGAGACACAAACTGTTGCCATTGATTTTCGCAAGCGCTTTAGCACTATCTGCTTGCACATCCACGCCTAACAATGCAGCTTCCTCTTCCGCTCCGGCAGACAAGCTCAAGGTGACGACGTCGTTTTATCCGCTGACCTACCTCACCGAGAAAATCGGTGGTGAGCGCGTCAGCGTCACTGACCTCACTCCGCCGGGCGCCGATGCCCACGGCGTAGAGCTCTCCCCGAAAGAGGTTGCCGCATTGAGTGAATCCGACCTCGTACTCTATGTTGCCAAGCTCTCGCCCGCTATCGACGACGCAATCAAGGCATCCGGTGTTTCCGCCCTCAATATCGGCGATCACGTCAACCTTCTCCCCTTCGATAAGCTCGGCGGAGATCCGCACGGCCACGACGGCCACGACCACGCCACAGAACCTGCAGGCCACGATCATGACCACGACGGCCATGACCACGCCACAGAGCCCGCAGGCCACGACCACGATCACCACGGCCACGACCACGATCACCACGGCCACGACCACGGCACTCATGACCCACACTTCTGGACCGATCCCTCGCGCATGATTCTTGCCGCCGACGAGATCGCTCACCAGCTCACCCACCTCGATAAAGCCCACAAGGATACCTACGAAGCCAACGCGCAGGCTGTGAAAGCTGAGATTAAGGGTCTCGTCGATGAGCTGGCCAATGTGAACGTCAAGCAGTGCCGCACCGATTCATTCCTCGTCTCGCATAAGGCATTCGCTTACCTTGCTCTCGAATCTGGTCTCCATCAGATCGGCATCGCCGGTTTCGACCCCGAGATCGAGCCCTCCCCGGCACGTATCCGCGAGATTCAAGAACTCGTCAAAGAGCACAAGATCGATACGGTCTTCGCCACCTCCGACGGCGAAATGAAGACGGCCAAGGCAATCGGGCAAGAAGCTGGCCTCAAGGTAGAGATTCTCGATCCGGCGGCCACGCAGCGCGATCCTAAGATGGACTATGTTGACGTAATGAAGCACAACATTAAGCTGCTTCGTTCCTCCATGGGCTGTTAAGAGCAGCGTTGGCAACGGCAATAAGCGCCAGTGAAGTCCATGTCCAACTGGGCTCCGCTCATATCCTCCTCGGCATCAGTTTCGAGCTAGCGGAGGGTCGCACACTCGCCGTTCTTGGCTCCAACGGCTCCGGCAAGTCCACGCTTGTGCGTGCACTTGTCGGGGCCATCCCCATCTCACACGGTCATGTCCAGCTCTTTGGGCAAAGCCTCAAGCATAGGCGCCGGATTGATTGGGCTCGTATTGGCTTTGCGCCGCAACGTGCCACAGCGACGTCGGGCGTACCCGCCACTGCGCTCGAAACCGTGATGGGTGGACTCATCTACGGCAACCGGCTACTTGCGCAACGCGGCGGCCGTGATAAGGCTATGGCTGCGCTCGACGTCGTGGGATTGGCCGACCGGGCGCACGAATCCGTACAGACCTTCTCCGGTGGGCAACAACAGCGGGTTCTCACCGCCCGGGCCCTTGTGCGCAACCCGGACATGGTAATCCTCGACGAGCCCTTCGCCGGAGTCGATGCCGCATCGCGCGAGACGATCCTCGCCGCACTCTATGCCCAACAGGCTCAAGGAAAGACGATTGTCTTAGTGCTCCACGAGATTCATGAGTACCTCGGACTCATTCATGAGGCGCTCATTCTCGACGGCGGGCGCGTCCTCGAGCACACGACTGAAGTAGCCGATCTACACGGATCAGGCCATCACGGGCTTCCTGGCCATGACCATGTTCACGCACACGGCGACGCCCCGCACTTACACTCCCCCTACATGGAGGGTCTCCTGTGATCATCGAGATGCTCTCGTCGCCGTTTATGCAACGCGCTATCATCGTTGCGGTTCTCGTCGGCTTGGCCGCGCCGGTGGTGGGCACTTACCTCGTCCAACGCCGCCTGACACTCCTCGGCGACGGGATCGGGCATGTGGCCTTGACCGGCGTCGCGTTTGGGTGGTTCGCTGCGAACGCCGCAGATGTCGCCGATAAAGATGCGTGGGCGGTGCCTGGAGCGATCCTGGCCTCCGTTGCCGGTGCGCTACTCATTGAGTGGATGCGCAACCGTGGAAACGCTTCCGGCGACGTCGCCCTTGCCATGCTCTTTTATGGCGGCATCGCCGGCGGAGTGCTCCTCATCGGGATCGCTGGCGGAACGACATCAAATCTGAACGCATACCTTTTTGGCTCAATCTCCACTGTGACGCAGACCGACACCTACCTCACCATCGGATTGACTATCTTTATCCTCGCCGTCGGCATCGGCTTGCGTTCCGCCCTATTTGCGCTGTGCTACGACGAGGAATTCGCCCGAGCCTCCGGCTTGCCCACGATCCTGTTGTCGATCCTCGTCTCAGTCACCGCCGCGCTCACCGTCGCCGTCGCTATGCGTATCGTCGGAGCCCTCCTCGTATCGGCGCTCATGATCATCCCGGTTGCGATCGCCCAGATTCTAACGACGTCGTTCAAGGCGACGATGCGAGCTGCCATGGCGATCGGCGTCGTCATCGCTCTTACTGGCTTGATCATCACCTACCTCAAACCGTGGTCGCCAGGAGCCACGATCGTCGTCTTGGCGGTGGCCGTGTATGCGCTCGTCACCGCCCTTCGTCCCCTCTTCCTGCGCCTTACGCGGCGCAACGTCCACCGCCATCCACACCCCCAGCACGAGCCAGATGTAACTCTGCCCGAAAGCGCAAAGATTTCCTCCGAATGTGAAGAGGTGCGCTAATATCTGAAGGGGGAGGTTCTCATGAGAATGACAAGACAACGCAGCGCTATCACCGATCTATTGGCACAAACTGAAGAGTTTCTGCCCGCACAAAAGATCCATGAGCTTCTTCTTGAGCGTGGTGAAAAGGTCGGGCTAGCTACCGTCTACCGCTATCTCCAGACCCTTGCCGAACAGGGCAACGTAGATGTCCTGCGCCAAGAAGGCACCGATGTCCAGCTCTTCCGCCACTGCGAAGATAAGGGCCACCACCATCATCTCCTGTGCCGCAACTGCGGCCACACAGTGGAGCTTTTCACCCCTGAGCTAGAAGAACTGACAAAGACTGTCGCTAAAGAACACGGATTTATTGACGTGTCCCATGACATCGAAATCTATGGTCTATGCGCTAAGTGTGCGAAAGTGGCGTAGCAGATAACACTTTTATTTCTCTCAAGGTGTCGCGTAGTCTTGAACCCGTGCGCGGATTGACGACCATCTCAGAGTTCATCAGTAATGGCCCGGTAGTGTTTGTCTACCTCTTCCTCTTTTTCGGTGCGCTGTCTCGCTCGCAGGCAACCTACTGGCTGGGCCGATACATGGGTCACTTCGTCATGACCCGTGGGCGCCCAACGGGCGGTTGGCGGCTGAAGCTGTACCGTCGCATCCACTCTGATTCCACCCAGCATGCCGTGGAGATTGTGCGGCTGCGCGGGTGGCCTATGGTGCCGTTGTCTTTCCTCACTGTCGGCTTCCAGAGCCTGATCCAGATCAGCGCGGGCCTGATTCGGATGACGTGGGGTCGCTACACTGCAGCGTCTATTCCAGGTTGCCTAGTCTGGGCGCTGATTTATACCACGATCGGCTGGGCCGTGTGGCAGGCAGCCATTCGCGCTGCTACGGGCTCGCCGTACATGCTCGTAGGCGCCGCTATCCTGGTTGCGGTTTTCGTGCTTTGGCGCCGCAACCGC from Trueperella pyogenes includes these protein-coding regions:
- a CDS encoding glycine--tRNA ligase codes for the protein MAKPAPSRLDQVISLAKRRGFVYLSGEIYGGTRSAWDYGPLGVELKENIKRQWWKRNVQGRGDVVGLDSSIILPRQVWHASGHVDTFSDPLVECLECHKRLREDELIEQYAVKNGLPESEVTMADVACPNCGNRGNWTEPRAFSGMLKTFLGPVDDEAGLHYLRPETAQGIFVNFANVMTSARMKPPFGIAQTGKSFRNEITPGNFIFRTREFEQMEIEFFVKPGEDEEWHQKWIDDRVAFYTDLGISSENLRLYEHPQEKLSHYSKRTVDIEYRFGFQNNEFGELEGIANRTDFDLGAHSAESGKKLEYFDQQTGERYIPYVIEPSAGLTRSLMAFLVEAYAEDEAPNTKGGVDKRVLLKLDPRLAPVKAAVLPLSRKEELTGPAKELAAELRKFWNVDYDDAGAVGRRYRRQDEIGTPYCITLDFDSLEDKAATVRDRDTMEQVRMPLAEIKSFLAEKLVGC
- the dusB gene encoding tRNA dihydrouridine synthase DusB; the encoded protein is MSFPPAPARTTGPQRGTPTVMLGGLGLGTALMLAPMAGVTNPPFRQLCREFGELALADMVKAGELGSAQDAHVHPSGRFAPAGLYVCEMITSRALVERSPESMRMIEPDLGDPVRSIQIYGVAPKAVGEAIRLVVGNGYADHIDLNFGCPVPKVTRKGGGSALPWKHDLFGGIVDTAVKAADEASGGTVPVTAKIRIGIDDDHETFRDAARICEQAGVAGLTLHARTTAQHYSGTARWEYISELVTESSLPVFGNGDVFEAEDALAMLESTGASGVVVGRGCQGRPWLFYDLVAALRGCELRMRPNLAQVCDIIMRHAELAVVHFSDERRAMREMRKHVGWYMRGFAVGGQLRRDLGLIDTVADLREKLNQLDLTQDYPAAASGPRGRAGGEKQPHLPEFWLDSHELSEEQRARIHEAELGISGG
- a CDS encoding Fur family transcriptional regulator; this encodes MRMTRQRSAITDLLAQTEEFLPAQKIHELLLERGEKVGLATVYRYLQTLAEQGNVDVLRQEGTDVQLFRHCEDKGHHHHLLCRNCGHTVELFTPELEELTKTVAKEHGFIDVSHDIEIYGLCAKCAKVA
- a CDS encoding metal ABC transporter substrate-binding protein gives rise to the protein MRHKLLPLIFASALALSACTSTPNNAASSSAPADKLKVTTSFYPLTYLTEKIGGERVSVTDLTPPGADAHGVELSPKEVAALSESDLVLYVAKLSPAIDDAIKASGVSALNIGDHVNLLPFDKLGGDPHGHDGHDHATEPAGHDHDHDGHDHATEPAGHDHDHHGHDHDHHGHDHGTHDPHFWTDPSRMILAADEIAHQLTHLDKAHKDTYEANAQAVKAEIKGLVDELANVNVKQCRTDSFLVSHKAFAYLALESGLHQIGIAGFDPEIEPSPARIREIQELVKEHKIDTVFATSDGEMKTAKAIGQEAGLKVEILDPAATQRDPKMDYVDVMKHNIKLLRSSMGC
- a CDS encoding metal ABC transporter ATP-binding protein; translated protein: MATAISASEVHVQLGSAHILLGISFELAEGRTLAVLGSNGSGKSTLVRALVGAIPISHGHVQLFGQSLKHRRRIDWARIGFAPQRATATSGVPATALETVMGGLIYGNRLLAQRGGRDKAMAALDVVGLADRAHESVQTFSGGQQQRVLTARALVRNPDMVILDEPFAGVDAASRETILAALYAQQAQGKTIVLVLHEIHEYLGLIHEALILDGGRVLEHTTEVADLHGSGHHGLPGHDHVHAHGDAPHLHSPYMEGLL
- a CDS encoding DedA family protein, which translates into the protein MRGLTTISEFISNGPVVFVYLFLFFGALSRSQATYWLGRYMGHFVMTRGRPTGGWRLKLYRRIHSDSTQHAVEIVRLRGWPMVPLSFLTVGFQSLIQISAGLIRMTWGRYTAASIPGCLVWALIYTTIGWAVWQAAIRAATGSPYMLVGAAILVAVFVLWRRNRRRSCVTCNAD
- a CDS encoding metal ABC transporter permease, translating into MLSSPFMQRAIIVAVLVGLAAPVVGTYLVQRRLTLLGDGIGHVALTGVAFGWFAANAADVADKDAWAVPGAILASVAGALLIEWMRNRGNASGDVALAMLFYGGIAGGVLLIGIAGGTTSNLNAYLFGSISTVTQTDTYLTIGLTIFILAVGIGLRSALFALCYDEEFARASGLPTILLSILVSVTAALTVAVAMRIVGALLVSALMIIPVAIAQILTTSFKATMRAAMAIGVVIALTGLIITYLKPWSPGATIVVLAVAVYALVTALRPLFLRLTRRNVHRHPHPQHEPDVTLPESAKISSECEEVR
- a CDS encoding deoxyguanosinetriphosphate triphosphohydrolase, yielding MNYSANDTERWVRESQKSSSRTDFERDRARVLHSSALRRLGAKTQVLGPESNDFIRTRLTHSLEVAQVGRSLAKNLGADQDLVEAACLCHDIGHPPFGHNGERALDDVCSGIGGFEGNAQTLRVITRLEPKRFHDDGRPAGLNLTRATIDATIKYPWSRFAGPAGKESPKFGFYADDEPVFSWVRAAGKEGKCAEAQMMDLSDDIGYSVHDIEDAIVRGKLDPSVFQTERGRQVDGVVASTLQWYGTAFAQDELVAASERLFRERAWPTQYGGSLRDLAQLKDLTSDLIGRFVSAVSAASLETSGGEPIHSQVAGLTVPRDTLAEIAFLKGLAVHFVMAPREVEPVYFEQRTLLMDLVDAISEDPRERLERQFLAQWDEANGEDEQLRVVVDQIASLTDQSARMWHARYCGMLRH
- a CDS encoding YibE/F family protein; translation: MASAESPVGHVHSHAAHLDLAPKDRRRVQVILAAIVVPLAIATIVGLVLLWPRGATPVGSLPLNHSGVSMVVGEITSVSAVDDLGQHKVTMKVDGVEVPLHVPFEIIGNGLDVGDTVKAMFNPGSVDAGAPYIFVDFVRGIPLSALLIVYVVVVIAVARWKGFAALLGLGASLAVVGAFMLPALMVGHSPLAVVIVGASAMMFASIYFAHGVSIRTTTAVLGTLGGLVITGVLAVWAVSANNLTGTLSEDAISLAGHLNYLKMSDILLCGIILAGLGALNDVTITQVSTVWELHSANIAASRIRVFQQAMVIGRDHIASTVYTLAFAYVGTSLPLLMSAALVDRGFLDLLAVGQIAEEIVRTLVASIGLVLAIPMTTAIATLLAPVAPARKVIE